The Impatiens glandulifera chromosome 8, dImpGla2.1, whole genome shotgun sequence genome includes a window with the following:
- the LOC124913425 gene encoding sucrose-phosphatase 2-like isoform X1, with amino-acid sequence MDRLEGPARLMIVSDLDHTMVDHHDPENLSLLRFNALWEAHYRHDSLLVFSTGRSPTLYKELRIEKPMLTPDITILSVGTEITYGNAMVPDEGWVEYLSQKWDKNIVKEETSKFSELTLQSETEQRPHKVSFHIQKDKAQGVMKSLAERLEQRGLDVKIIYSGGVDLDILPQGAGKGQALAYLLKKMKAEGKLPTNTLACGDSGNDAELFSIPDVYGVMVSNAQEELLQWHAANAKDNPKVIHATERCASGIIQAIGHFNLGLNVSPRDVKDLKSTLQISDPRHEVVKFFLSLEKWRRAETERSDPFLSELKASCLPSYTFVHPSGVVKNLLELPDTLQSCYGDKQGKSYRVWVDQISSAQIASSSWLVNFTKWELIDEKRRGCVSTVLLNLKEPKSSEGFVWLHIHQTWVGEVEAKDHTDWVC; translated from the exons ATGGATCGTCTGGAAGGTCCTGCTCGTCTCATGATAGTTTCAGATCTTGACCATACCATG GTGGATCATCATGATCCTGAGAACCTTTCTCTGCTCAGATTTAATGCTTTATGGGAAGCACATTACCGTCATGATTCACTACTAGTATTCTCAACTGGGAGATCACCCACGCTTTACAAGGAGTTGAGAATTGAGAAACCCATGCTGACACCAGATATCACTATATTGTCTGTTGGAACTGAAATTACCTATGGTAATGCAATGGTGCCTGATGAAGGATGGGTTGAATATCTAAGTCAGAAATGGGACAAGAACATAGTGAAAGAAGAAACAAGCAAGTTCTCTGAACTCACTCTTCAG TCTGAAACAGAGCAGCGACCACACAAGGTTAGCTTCCACATTCAGAAAGACAAAGCTCAGGGAGTAATGAAATCTCTTGCTGAGCGTCTGGAACAACGAGGG TTggatgttaaaataatatacagtGGAGGGGTAGATTTGGATATCTTGCCGCAAGGAGCTGGTAAAGGGCAAGCCCTTGCTTATCTGCTTAAAAAAATGAAGGCAGAAGGAAAATTACCTACCAACACACTTGCCTGTGGAGACTCTGGAAATGATGCTGAATTATTCAGCATCCCTGACGTATATGGTGTCATG GTAAGTAATGCCCAAGAAGAATTACTTCAGTGGCACGCTGCAAATGCAAAGGATAATCCTAAGGTAATTCATGCAACTGAGAGGTGTGCATCCGGTATTATACAAGCTATTGGACACTTTAACCTTGGTTTGAACGTGTCTCCAAGAGATGTTAAGGACTTAAAATCTACACTTCAAATTTCCGACCCTCGTCATGAAGTGGTGAAATTTTTCCTGTCCCTTGAGAAATGGAGGCGTGCTGAAACAGAACGCTCTGATCCATTTTTGTCGGAGCTCAAAGCAAGTTGT CTTCCATCATATACCTTTGTCCATCCATCTGGAGTTGTGAAAAATCTTCTCGAGTTGCCAGACACTTTGCAAAGTTGTTATGGAGATAAACAAGGGAAATCATATCGGGTATGGGTTGACCAAATTTCATCAGCGCAGATTGCTTCGAGCTCTTGGCTGGTGAATTTTACTAAGTGGGAGCTGATAG ATGAGAAGCGAAGGGGTTGCGTTTCCACTGTTTTACTGAATTTAAAG GAACCAAAATCTTCGGAAGGGTTTGTTTGGCTGCACATTCATCAGACTTGGGTGGGCGAAGTAGAAGCAAAGGATCACACAGATTGGGTATGCTAA
- the LOC124913425 gene encoding sucrose-phosphatase 2-like isoform X2 produces the protein MLTPDITILSVGTEITYGNAMVPDEGWVEYLSQKWDKNIVKEETSKFSELTLQSETEQRPHKVSFHIQKDKAQGVMKSLAERLEQRGLDVKIIYSGGVDLDILPQGAGKGQALAYLLKKMKAEGKLPTNTLACGDSGNDAELFSIPDVYGVMVSNAQEELLQWHAANAKDNPKVIHATERCASGIIQAIGHFNLGLNVSPRDVKDLKSTLQISDPRHEVVKFFLSLEKWRRAETERSDPFLSELKASCLPSYTFVHPSGVVKNLLELPDTLQSCYGDKQGKSYRVWVDQISSAQIASSSWLVNFTKWELIDEKRRGCVSTVLLNLKEPKSSEGFVWLHIHQTWVGEVEAKDHTDWVC, from the exons ATGCTGACACCAGATATCACTATATTGTCTGTTGGAACTGAAATTACCTATGGTAATGCAATGGTGCCTGATGAAGGATGGGTTGAATATCTAAGTCAGAAATGGGACAAGAACATAGTGAAAGAAGAAACAAGCAAGTTCTCTGAACTCACTCTTCAG TCTGAAACAGAGCAGCGACCACACAAGGTTAGCTTCCACATTCAGAAAGACAAAGCTCAGGGAGTAATGAAATCTCTTGCTGAGCGTCTGGAACAACGAGGG TTggatgttaaaataatatacagtGGAGGGGTAGATTTGGATATCTTGCCGCAAGGAGCTGGTAAAGGGCAAGCCCTTGCTTATCTGCTTAAAAAAATGAAGGCAGAAGGAAAATTACCTACCAACACACTTGCCTGTGGAGACTCTGGAAATGATGCTGAATTATTCAGCATCCCTGACGTATATGGTGTCATG GTAAGTAATGCCCAAGAAGAATTACTTCAGTGGCACGCTGCAAATGCAAAGGATAATCCTAAGGTAATTCATGCAACTGAGAGGTGTGCATCCGGTATTATACAAGCTATTGGACACTTTAACCTTGGTTTGAACGTGTCTCCAAGAGATGTTAAGGACTTAAAATCTACACTTCAAATTTCCGACCCTCGTCATGAAGTGGTGAAATTTTTCCTGTCCCTTGAGAAATGGAGGCGTGCTGAAACAGAACGCTCTGATCCATTTTTGTCGGAGCTCAAAGCAAGTTGT CTTCCATCATATACCTTTGTCCATCCATCTGGAGTTGTGAAAAATCTTCTCGAGTTGCCAGACACTTTGCAAAGTTGTTATGGAGATAAACAAGGGAAATCATATCGGGTATGGGTTGACCAAATTTCATCAGCGCAGATTGCTTCGAGCTCTTGGCTGGTGAATTTTACTAAGTGGGAGCTGATAG ATGAGAAGCGAAGGGGTTGCGTTTCCACTGTTTTACTGAATTTAAAG GAACCAAAATCTTCGGAAGGGTTTGTTTGGCTGCACATTCATCAGACTTGGGTGGGCGAAGTAGAAGCAAAGGATCACACAGATTGGGTATGCTAA
- the LOC124912999 gene encoding uncharacterized protein LOC124912999: MSILLRHGHQSFNMRRQAPTKMMTKSRSFRNVAVGKRLSEVAGTTAAECTAVWCCVPCTILDVVVMTVYKIPAGICRKTMNTKRRKRLLKDGGGTPTLGRYYSDGCIDFEIGFVDGEPMKSFESDKDIVELEDEMWNQFYGAGFWRSPSQRNC, encoded by the coding sequence ATGTCGATCCTCCTCCGGCACGGTCACCAGTCATTTAACATGCGTCGTCAAGCGCCGACGAAGATGATGACGAAATCTCGTTCGTTCAGAAATGTCGCCGTCGGGAAGCGATTATCGGAGGTTGCTGGAACTACGGCGGCAGAATGTACGGCGGTATGGTGTTGCGTTCCATGCACTATATTAGACGTTGTGGTGATGACGGTTTACAAGATCCCTGCAGGTATTTGCCGGAAAACGATGAATACGAAGAGACGGAAACGGTTATTGAAAGATGGAGGAGGGACTCCGACGTTAGGAAGGTATTATAGTGACGGCTGTATTGATTTCGAGATCGGATTTGTGGATGGCGAACCGATGAAATCGTTTGAGTCGGACAAAGATATTGTTGAATTGGAAGATGAAATGTGGAATCAGTTTTATGGTGCTGGATTTTGGAGAAGTCCATCTCAGAGGAATTGTTGA